The genomic window GGCAGCGCGGCGAGCACGCTCCGGGCACTTCTGAGACTGACTTCGTGTTCTCCAGACTGGCCCCCGGCCAGCAGCAAAATGCGCCTTTTCACGCGGGGCAGTATGGCAGCTCAGGGAATGGGTGGGCGCCAAAGCCCCCCAGCGCGCCGGGAGGAGCAGGTGTCTAGCTGACTCTGCGCCTTTACGCTATGATCGGTCCCGTTCATTCTTTTCAGTTCGTCAGAGATCACGGCGTGGTGTGTGCCGGAGAGAGCAGACCCATACCATTTCTTGATCTCTAAGCTGTATCTTCATGCACACAGACCACGTCCTTTTCAGGAGGCTTATGAAAAAAGTTGCACTTCTCAGCACGCTGCTCATCGCTGGCACCGCCCTCGCCGCTTCGCCCAAAGACACCCTGGTGCTCCAGTACAGCGCCGACGTTCCGACCCTCGACCCCGGCGTGTCCTACGACACCGCCTCGGGTGAAATGATCGAAAACATGTACGAAACCCTGCTGACCTACAAAGGCAGCAGCCTCAAGACCCTCGAGCCCCTGCTGGCGACCAAGTGGACGGCGAGCAACGGCGGCAAGACCTACACCTTCGACCTGCGCAAGAACGTCAAGTTCCACTCCGGCGCGACCATGACCTGCACCGACGCCGAGTACACCTTCGAGCGCAACCTGGTCACCAACTCCGGCGAGTCAGGCAACTGGTTTATCGCCGAGCCGCTGCTTGGCACCCAGAACAACGCCAACGACGACAAGAGCGTGACCTGGGACAAGATTGACAAGGCCGTCGAGTGCAACAGCAAGGGCCAGCTCGTCTTCAACCTCGCCAAGGTCGACCCCGCGTTCCTCGCCAAGCTCGCCTACAGCGGCCAGAGCATCGTCGAGCGCAAGTACAACGCCAGCATCGGCGAGTGGGACGGCACCGAAAAGACCTGGAAGACCTGGGTGGGCAAGGACCTGACCGGCTCCAACCTCTCCAAGAAGCCCAACGGCACCGGCCCCTACCGTCTGGTCAAGCAAGACGCCAACAACCTGCTGTTCCAGGCCTTCGACGGCTACTGGGGCAAGGCACCGTCCATCAAGAACGTCATTCGCCAGAAGGTGAGCGAAATCGCGCCCCGTCAGCAGGCCTTCTTGCGCGGTGACGCCGACGTGATCGAAGGCGGCGGGCGCAACGTGGACGAAGCGCAGATCAAGGGCAAGCCCGGCGTGGCGTGGCTCGACAACCTGCCCAACACCAGCGCGTTCGTCATCTTCATGAACCAGAACATCAAGGCGACCAACCTGCTCGGCAGCGGCAAGCTCGACGGCAACGGCATTCCCGCCAACTTCTTCAGGGACGCCAACCTGCGCCGCGCCTTCTCGTACTCGTTCAACTACCAGCAGTACATCGACGACGTGCAAAAGGGCAAGGGCAAGCAGCGCACCATGGCCCTCCCCGACTCGTTCCCCGGCTACGACCCCAAGGTCAACACCTACACGTTCGACAAGGCCAAGGCCACCCAGTACTTCAAGCAGGCCTGGGGCGGCAACGTCTGGAAGCAGGGCTTTACCCTGACCGTCAACTACCGCGCCGGTAGCACCACCTCGCAGACCGCGATGGAAATCCTCAAGCGCAACGTCGAGAGCGTCAACCCCAAGTTCAAGGTCAAGATCCAGCCTGAGCAGTGGAGCGAAATGCTCGCGGCCTCCAAGCGCGGCGAAGAAGCGATGGTCCTGATCGGCTGGTCCCCCGACTACGCCGACCCGGATAACTTCCTCTACACCTTCTACGCCTCCGACGGCTTCTACAGCCCCCGCAGCAACTTCAAGGACGCCAGCATCGACAAGTGGCTCAACCAGGCCCGCGCCACGGTCAACACCGCCGAGCGCAACCGCCTGTACAGCCTCGTCGGCAAGCGCGCCTACGAGCAGGCTCCTTACATCCTGGTGCCTGGCGGCGTGAGCTACACCTTCTTCCGCAGCAACCTCGTGGGCGTGACGGCGAACAGCTACAACCCCATGACCGCGGGCACCCTGGGCGTGCTCTGGAAGGACCTGAGCAAGAAGTAAGCTCGGCGGCTCTCAGCTCAGGGGCGCGGCAGTGGGCTCAGGCATGAGCCGCACCCTGGGGCAAAGGGACCAACAGCAGATGGGGCGGGGGAGAAGAGGGTCCGGCCAGGACAGGCTTCTTCCCCGCCTCCTCTTGCTGATTGGCGCTTGCCTGTGCCCGGCGTTTCACCCTTGCCCTCAGCTGATTGGCGTAGAGTGACAAACTTGAGGCTTCTATGATCAATTTCATCGTCAGACGACTGATCCAGATCCCGCTGGTGATGGTGGTGCTGTCGCTGCTGCTGGTGGGAATCACGCAACTTCTCACGCCAGAGCAGCGGGCGGCCCCGTATATCCGCGGTGACAACCAGGCGGCGCGTATCGAGCAGATTATCGATCAACGCGGCCTGAGAGACCCCTTTCCTGTCCAGTACGGTCGCTGGGCGGCCAGCGCCGTGCAGGGCGACCTGGGCTTTTCCCGCGCCAGTGGCAAAGACGTGATCGACACCATCAAGGAGCGGCTGCCGAACACCATCGAGCTGACGCTGCTGACCGCGATTCCGATTCTGCTGCTCAGCGTGTGGCTGGGTTCGCTCAGCGCGCTGAATAAGGACAAATTCATCGACCAGGTGCTGCGCGTGCTCACCATCCTGGGCTACAGCCTGCCGACCTTCGTGCTGGGCATCGTGCTGCTGGCGATCTTTTACGCCTACCTCGGCTGGCTGCCGGGCGCGGGGCAACTGGAGGTCGTCAACCAGTTCGCCGTGTCCGACATGAAGCGCTACACCGGCATGCTGACGGTAGACGCCCTGCTCAACGGGCGCTGGAGCGTGGCCTGGGACGTGGTGCGCCACATGATTTTGCCGGCCACCACGCTGGCCATCGTCAGCAGCGCCGACATCATCAAGGTGATGCGCAACTCGATGCTCGACGTGCTGAGCAGCGACTACATCCGCACCGCCCGCGCCAAGGGCCTGACCCCCGGCGTGGTCAACCGCAAGCACGCCCGGCGCAACGCGCTGCTGCCGGTGATTACCCTCGGCGGCCTGTTGATCATCAACCTGCTGAGCGGCTCGCTGATCACCGAAACCATCTTCGCTTACCCCGGCATCGGGCAGTGGGTGGTGCAGTCCGCGCTCCAGATCGACCTCGCGGGCGTGCTGGGCTTCGCGCTGCTCTCGGCGTTGATCGTGGTCGTGATGAATACCCTGGTCGACATCCTCTACGGCATCGTCGATCCCCGCGTGAGGTTTGACTGATGGCAGCTCCCACTACGACTCCGGTGGCCCCCGCGGCTGCCCCGGCCCGCGGCTTCTGGACCTCCCCCGCCCTGCGCAAGTTGCGCCGCAACCCGCTGGCAGTGACGGGCTTTGTCATTGTGCTGCTCTTCGGCCTGATGGCGCTGCTCGCGCCGCTCATCGCCAAGCCGACCGGCAACTGCCTGCGTGACCTCGGCATGGAAACGCAGGGCCAGATCTACCAGCCCGGCTTCGCTCTCAAGGCGATCTTCGCGTCCCCCCCCGAGTGCTACAAGATGGAGCGCGTGAGCTTCGCGCAGGAGCCCGCCCCCGCGAGCTCGGTCACCGGCACCTTCGCGCCGTTCGGCACCGTGAACGGCTACAACATCTTTTACGGCCTGATCTGGGGCACGCGCACCGCGCTGAAGATGTCGTTCATCATCGTGGGGATCACGCTGTCGATCGGCATCCTGATCGGCGCGATCAGCGGCTTTTACGGCGGCTGGGTGGACGGTCTGATTCAGGGCATCATCAACGTGATCTACGCGCTGCCGCCGCTGGTCCTCACCGTCACCATCCTGACCATCCTGCGCGCCAAGAATCCGGGGGGCGACCCCACCGGGCCGATCATCTTCGCCATGTGTATCACCGGCTGGGCGACCTACGCCCGCGTGATTCGCGGGGACATCCTCAAGACCCGGCAACTGGAATACGTGGACGCCGCCCGTGCTCTAGGTGCGCGCGACATGAGGATGATTCTGCGCCACGTGGTGCCCAACTCACTCACCACCGTCTTTACCCTGGCGGTGCTGGCGCTCGCCACCGTGCCGCTGAGCGTGGCCGCGCTGTCCTTCCTGGGCCTGGGTTTCGAGTCCGGCTACAGCGAGTGGGGGCAGCTCATCGACTTTGCCCGCGCCTGGCTCAAGCCCGACTACTGGTACGTGCTGGCGTTCCCGGCCATCTTTATCGTGCTGTTCAGCCTCGCCTTCAACCTGTTCGGCGACGGCCTGCGCGACGCGCTCGACCCCAAGACGCGCTGAGGATTGGGAGCCCCAAACTTCAAGCGTCATGACCCCCGGCTGCGGCTGGGGGCTTTTTTGTTCCTCCCTTGCCACAAGCGTTCTGCTGACCCATTTGTCTGCTGGCGCGGGCGTATGCTGCCCTCATGAAGTGGCTTCGTGACCCCGGCCTCGCGCCGATTGTAGAAAAGGTGGAGGCCGGGCAGCGGCTGACGTTCGACGAAGGAATGCAGCTTTTTCACACCCGCGACCTGAACACGCTGATGCGCCTCGCCGACCTGCAAAAGCGGCAATTGCACGGCGACAAGGTGTTTTTTGTCCACTCCATGCGGCTGGAATTTACCAACATCTGCTACGTGGGCTGCACCTTCTGCGCCTTCGCCGCCCGCAAGGGTGAGGAGCGGGCCTGGGACTACGACCCCGACGAGGTGGTCGCGCAGGTGGGCCGCCGCTACCTGCCCGGCATCACCGAGCTGCACATGAGCAGTGGGCACCATCCCAATCACAAGTGGGAGTACTACCCGGCGATGGTGCAAAAGCTGCGCGAGGCGTACCCGGACCTGCAAGTCAAGGCGTTCACGGCGGCGGAAATCGAGCACCTCTCCAAAATCAGCAAAAAGCCCACGCGGGAAGTGCTGGCCGAACTGCAAGCGGCGGGCCTGAGCGCCATGCCGGGCGGCGGTGCCGAGATTTTTGCCGACCGGGTGCGGAAGCAGGTCGCCAAGAACAAAGTGAAGGCCGAAAAATGGCTGCAAATCCACCGCGAGGCCCACGAACTGGGGATGCGGACGAACGCGACGATGCTCTACGGGCACATCGAAACGCTGGAAGAGCGCCTCGACCACATGCACCGCCTCCGCGAGCTGCAAGACCAGACGGGCGGCTTTCACGCCTTCATCCCACTGGCCTTTCAGCCGCTCGGCAACACGCTGGCCCAAAACCTCGGCAAGACCGAGTACACGACGGGCCTCGACGACCTGCGCAACCTCGCGGTGGCCCGTATCTACCTCGACAATTTCCCACACATCAAGGGTTACTGGGTGATGATCGGCTCGGAGCTGACGCAGGTGTCGCTCGACTGGGGCGTGTCGGACATCGACGGCACCATTCAGGAAGAGCACATCGCCCACGCGGCGGGCGCAACCTCCCCGATGGCACTTTCGCAGGCGGGCATGGTGAAGATGATTCAGTCGGCGGGCCGGGTGCCGGTGCTGCGCGACGCCTACTACAACGAGCTGGAAGTGTTCGGACGCGCGGGTGAGGAAGCGGCAGACTGAAGGTTGATGGGTGATGGTTCCGGTGCGCTGACGGAGGCTGGAAGGGGGCTTCGGCGCGTGTTGATAGGCCTCTAGTTCGTGTAGGGAGGGCAGCTCGCCCTTTGTTCTGACGGGCGAGCAGACGCTGAGGTCTGGGGAGTTGAGCTAGAGGGTCAGCGCGCCCAGTACCCCGGCGTCTCCGTTCCCGGCAGCAGGCGCACCCGCTCCGCATTTCCAGCCCGCTCGGCCAGTGCCTGCGCCTCGGCAGCCGCCCGCTGTGGCCCCAGCCAGCCGCGCCAGTAAGCCTCCATCGTGCGGGTGACGAGGGCCAGGGGAACAGTCTCGCCACCGTCCAGCGGGCAGTACAGCAGGTCCAGGTCCTTCAGCGGGCCGCCGTTCTCACCGCCCACCGGCTGCCAGTAGGGCACGTCCACCGTCCGTAGGCCGAGCGCGTGGAGCTGCTGACGCCGGGTGAACGGGTCGCTGCCACTGCGGGCTTCAGCCTCGCGCTCGGCGGCGCTCTGGCGGCTGGGGTGCACGCTGTCGGCAAACATCCCCGGCAACCCCGCCGCCCGCACGTCCGCGAGACTGGCCGCGTGCAGCGCCCGCCCGGCGCCCTGGCCCTGCGCCGCACGCGAGACGCCCATAAACGAGTTGAAGCCCGCCGCCGGCAGCAGGCTGTAAATCGTGCCGCCCACCACCTCGCTGCCCTGCTCGGCCACCAGAATGCGGTCCTGGCGTTCGTCCTGGCCCCCAGCCAGCAAGCGGGAAAAGGCGGCAGGTGGAATCAGCATATCGGGGGCGTAGTAGACCTCTTCCTGAATGCGCCCGAAGGCGGCGAGCGCGGGGTCTTGCGGGTCGGTCACGCAGCGGACAGTCAGGGGCGTGGGGACAGACATAGCTGCAGGGTAGAGCGGTGGGCGAAGCAGACTGTGCGGCAACCTCCACTGGACTCCCCGCGTACTTGGGGTCATGGATTACACCTGGGCAGCAAGCACCGAGCGCGAGGTGCGCAGCGGAAATGACCGGATAGAGGTGCTGGAGTACAGCGCCGAGCCGCTGGAAAAGCCGCTGGCAGGCTTTCACCAGACGTTTCAGCGTCCACCGCGCTGGCGACAACTGGCGGTGCACAGCAGCGGTCAGGGGGTGGCGACGCTGGAAACAGGCGCCCTCCAGTACCTGCGCGGCGGGATGGAGGTGCAGGCCGTGAACGCAACGGGCGGCAGCGGTCTGGGCGGCCTGCTGCGAGGCGCAGTAACGGCGGCTTCCAGTGGAGAGGGCCTCTTCAAGACAGCGCTGCGGGGCGCGGGCACCGCCTACACCGAGCCCACGCGCCTGCATCTGCTGCTGGGCGAACTGCGCGGCGAGAGCCTGATTGTGGATGACGGCGCTTTCGTCGCCTGCGTGGGACAAATTCAGGTGGGGCGCCACGTCAACCGGGGGCTGGCGCAGATGCTGGGCAGCGGTGAGGGCCGCGTGCAACCCAAACTCAGCGGCCAGGGTGTCTTCGCGCTGCAAAGTCCGGTGCCGCCCGGCGAGTTTCAGGTGCTTGAGCTGCGGGACGAAACCCTGAAGGTGGACGGCAATCTGGTGGTGGCCTACACCGACGGCCTGCAATTCAGCGTGGAGCGCAGTTCGCGGGGTCTGCTGGGCAGTGCCAAGACCGGCGAAGGCTTCGTGCAGGCGTTCCGGGGCACGGGCCGCGTCTGGCTGGCCCCCACCTTGCCGCTGCACGCTTAGGGCTGAGGCCGGGCGTACACTCGGGGGATGGCCCCCGCTTTCCCCCACCCCTGGCTGTGCGTGCTCGGTGGGCTGTGATTGCCTGCTCCCCTTTTGCTGGGGCTCCTGCTCTGGCAGGCGGCCCGGCACCCCGGCACGGGCTGGACCTGCTATTTTCCGGCAAACCCACTTGTGGTGGCTCTACTTTTCGCTGCGCTGCTGGCGCTCTGGCTGGGACCGGGGCTGATGTTGCTGCGCTGGGGGTATAAGAAGTGAAACTGGCCGCAGGCTTTTTCGGCGCTGGAATGGCCTTCCTCATCTCGGGGCTGCTGGCCGGAGCCTTTCCCGCGCTGTGGAGTTCTTACCGTTTGCTCCAGCTTCTCTACTCACTGGGCATTTTCCGCGATGATGTCGCCTTCGCGGGCAACTTTCCTGACCCGCTCGCGTCTGCGGTAGGCCGCGTCTTCCTGCTGCTTTCCCTGGTTTCCTTTGCCCTCGCCGCCCTTTCTTACCTCCTGAAACGGACCCCATGACCAACCATCACCCATCATCTACTGGCCCTCAACACCCCTACCGCGCGGGGTGGATTCATTTCACCAACGTCGCGCCCATTCTGGATTCGCTGGAGCTGCCGCCGGGCGTTACAGCCATCACTGGCGTGCCCACCCAGATGAACGCGGCGCTGCTTTCGGGCGAGGTGGACATCGCCAACGTCAGCGCGGTGGAGTTCATCCGGCACGCCGACACGCTCGCGGCCCTGCCCGACTTCAGCGTGGCGGTGCTGGGGCCGGTGTACTCGGTCAATCTTTTTCACACCTGCCCGCTGCCGGAGCTGCGCCGGGTGGCCTTGACCTCGCAAAGTGCCATGAGCGTGGCGCTGCTGGAAGTGCTGCTGCGGCAAAAGGGCCTCTCGCCTGTGCTAGAGCGTGCCGAGGGCACCGCCGAGTCGCTGTTGGCCGCCGGGTATGACGGCGTGCTCCGCATCGGCGACGACGCCTTGCGCGAATGGTACGGGGTGGTCGGTCCCCTGACGCCGGAGCGCACCATGACCAGCCTGCCGCACACGGGGCGTGGCATTACCGTCACCGACCTCGCGCAGGAGTGGTTCGACCTCACCGGCCACCCCTTCACCTTCGCCGTGTGGGCCTATCGCAAGGACAATCCGCCGCCCGCCGCCCTTCTTCAGGCCATGCGCGAGGCGCGGCGCCGGGGCATCGGGCACCTCGCGGAAGTGTCGCAGCGGCACGCTGAAAAATTGGGCCTGCCCGAACGGGTGGTGCAGCACTACCTCTGGAACTTCCGCTACCACCTCGAAGCGCCCGACCGCCTCGGCCTGCGCGAATTCGCCGACCTCGCGGTGCCGGGGCACGCGGAACTGACCTTCGGAGCGCGTGAGGAAGCATAAAAACCGGACACGCAGTCCGGTCAGTGTTGGGATTAGAGCTTGAGGGGCAGGCTCAGCCCTGCTTGGAAGCGGGCACCGAGCGGGCCTCTTCCACGTCCTTCTTTTCCTTGAGCTTGTCGTGTTCGGTGTTGCGGGCGGCGTTGGCCTCGCGGTCGTTCACGCCTTTGAAGGAAGGCTTGCCGTCGTGCTCGATTTCGTGCACTTCTTTCTTGTTGCGGTCGTAGTCTTGGGGCTCGCTGGTGTGGCCCTTGTTCTTGTCGTCTTTGTCAGGCATGGCGGCAGCGTGTCACAGCGCCCCGCGCCAAAAACGAGAGAAGTGTCAAAGCCGGTTCACAGATGAAGGTTTTGCCAGGGCGGGCGGGGGCCAGCGCCTATACTTGCCGTTATGCCCGATGCTCCTCGCCCCCCCCGCCCGGAAGGGCTGCACGAACAGACCATCGCCCGCCTGAATAACCTGGACGCGCAGGTTGACGCCGGCTTCGAGGCCTATCCCTACAGTTACCCCCAGACCCACCACGCCCGCGACGTGTTCGCCGCTCACCCTGCCAGAGAAGAGGGCACAGGGGAAGGGGGAACGCTGGAACCCGGCCAGAAGTGGGAAGAAGAAAGCTACTCGCTCGCGGGCCGCGTGACCCTGATGCGCCACATGGGCAAGGCCGCCTTTGCCGACCTGAGCGACGAGGACGGCAAAATCCAGCTGTTTTTCTCCAAGCAGGACACCGCCGGCTTCGACGCCACCAAGAAAATCGACCTCGGTGACATTATCGGCGTGAAGGGTCACCCCTTCGTGACCAAGACCGGGCAACTGACCCTGCATGTGACCGAGTGGCAGCCGCTCGTCAAGAGCCTGCACCCGCTGCCGAGCAAGTTTCACGGCCTGCAAGACGAGGAACTGCGCGCCCGGCGCCGCTACGTAGACCTGATGGTGACCGAGGGCGCCCGCGAGAAGTTCCAGGCCCGCAGCCGCATGATTCGGTACATCCGCAACGAACTGGACGAACGCGGCTTCATGGAAGTGGAGGGGCCCACCCTTCAGGTCACGGCGGGCGGCGCCGAGGCCCGGCCCTTCATGACGCACCACAACGCGCTCTCGTACGATTTCAAGTTGCGCATCAGCCTGGAACTGTACCTCAAGCGGCTGCTCGTCGGCGGCTTCGAGCGGGTGTACGAGATCGGGCGGGTCTACCGCAACGAGGGCATCGACCGCACCCACAACCCCGAATTCACCATGCTGGAACTGTACTGGGCCTACGCGGACTACAGCGACATCGCCAAGTTGGTCGAAGACCTGCTGAGCGGGCTGGCAAAGGAAGTGCACGGCTCTTATCAGTTCGAGTACCAGGGCAAGACGCTGGACTTTACCCCGCCGTTTGCCCGTGTGGATTACCTCGGCGGCCTGCGCGAGCACGTGCCGGGCCTCGACTTCGACCCGCTGGACCTAGACCGGCTGCGCGCTTTCTGTGACGAGCGCTTTCCGCAGTGGAAGGGCGTGCCGAGCTACAAGCTGCTGGACAAACTGTTCGGTGAGTTCGTGGAGCCGCTGCTGAGCAATCCGACGTTCGTGATGGACCACCCCGCCGTGATTTCGCCGCTCGCCAAGAAGCACCGTTCCCGCCCCGAGGCCGTCACCGAGCGTTTCGAGGTGTTCTGCTCGGGCTTCGAACTGGCGAATGCGTTCTCCGAACTCAACGACGCCTTCGACCAGCGCGAACGCTTTGAGGCGCAGACTGCCCGCCAGGCCGCCGGAGACGACGAGGCGCACCCGCAGGACGAGGACTTCCTGCTCGCGCTGGAATACGGGATGCCGCCCGCCGGGGGCCTGGGCATCGGCATAGACCGGCTGGCGATGCTGCTCACCGACTCGGATTCCATCCGCGACGTGCTGCTGTTCCCGCTGCTGCGGCCCGAAGGCGGCGAGGCGGAAGAAGCTGACGACACCGCGCAGGAAAACACCGCCGGCTGAAGCCCTGGGCAAGGTGCGGGGGCGTGGGGTTGATGCCTGCGCCCCCGCTTTGTTTTGGGCCGGAGCGGTGGCCCCTAAATCTACAGAACTGACGAAAGGGAGGGGAAGCGTCACCGCCTACACTGCGCGGTATGTGGATGAATCTCCTGCTGGCGTTTTTGCCGGTCAGCCTGCTGCTGGAATACGTCTTTCACGCGCCGCCGCTGTGGGTGTTTTTCACGGCGACCATCGCCATCATTCCGCTCGCCGACTGGCTGCGGCAGGCCACCGAACAGATTGCCGAGCGGGTCGGGCAGACTATCGGCGGGCTGCTCAACGTGACCTTCGGCAACCTCGCCGAACTCATCATCGCCATTTTCGTGCTGCTGTCGGGCAACGCGGTGGTCGTCAAGGCGCAGATTACCGGCTCTATCATCGGCAACGCGCTGCTGGGGCTGGGGCTCGCCATCCTCATCGGCAGCGTCGGGCGGCAGCGGCAGAAATTCAGCTGGCAAAACGCCGGGCAGCTCAACTCCATGCTGGTGCTCGTGACCATCGCCCTGCTCATCCCGGCGCTGTTCGACTACACCGAGCGGCTGCCGGGCTTCGCGGCGGGAAGCGACCTCGCGCGCAGCGACCTCGACGAGCGCCTGAGCCTCGCGGTGGCGGTGGTTTTGATCGCGGCCTACGCCCTGAACCTCGTCTACACGCTGGTCACCCACAAGGACATCTTCGCCCTCGATGACGGCACCGAGGAAGGCTCAGCGGAGGGCCCAGCAGAGAGCACAGCGGAAGGCGCAGGGCACTCGCACGTCGCCCCGTGGCCCGTCTGGAAGGCCGTCGGGGTGCTCGTCGGGGCCACCGTGCTCATCGCCTGGATGTCCGAGATTCTCTCCGGCGCCCTCGAAGCGACCTCGCAGACGCTGGGCCTGAGCCCGTTTTTCCTGGGGATTATCGTGCTGGCGGTCGTCGGCAACTTTGCCGAGTACATTTCGGGCAGCTACTTCGCCCGGCAGGGCAAAATCGGCCTCGCCATCAACATCGCGGTGGGGGCGACCATTCAGGTGGCGCTGTTCACGGCCCCGGTGCTGGTTCTGATTTCCTACCTGATCGGCAAGCCGATGAACCTGGTGTTCGGCAGTCCGCTGGAACTCGTCGCCATCGTGGCTGTCGCCATCACAGTGTCCACCGTCACCCGCGACGGCGAGGCCACCTGGTTCGAGGGCGTGCTGCTGCTCACGGTGTATGTGCTGCTCGCCCTCGCCTTCTTCTTCGTCACGCCGCGTGGCGAGGAGGGGGCGCCCGCCGCTCTGTACGCCCCGGCGCCCGCGCTGGTGCAGGCGGCGCCGGAGCGATTGGCGCTGGCAAGTTAAAGCAAACGCAAGGGGCCGCCGCGCCCCTTTCGCCTTGACTCAAACTCTACATAACTAGAGAATGGAGTATGGCTCGCGTTCCCCACACCAGTCCGCACACCCGCGCCGTGCTGGCGGCGCTGCTCGCGGCGTATCCGGCGCACCGTTACGGGTACGATCTCAGCAAGCAGACGGAGCTCAAAAGCGGCACCCTCTACCCGATTTTGCAGCGCCTGCACGAGCAGGGGTATCTGGTCGCCGAGTGGGAGGCGTCACCGCACGCGGGCAAGCCGCCCCGGCATATC from Deinococcus radiodurans R1 = ATCC 13939 = DSM 20539 includes these protein-coding regions:
- a CDS encoding menaquinone biosynthetic enzyme MqnA/MqnD family protein gives rise to the protein MTNHHPSSTGPQHPYRAGWIHFTNVAPILDSLELPPGVTAITGVPTQMNAALLSGEVDIANVSAVEFIRHADTLAALPDFSVAVLGPVYSVNLFHTCPLPELRRVALTSQSAMSVALLEVLLRQKGLSPVLERAEGTAESLLAAGYDGVLRIGDDALREWYGVVGPLTPERTMTSLPHTGRGITVTDLAQEWFDLTGHPFTFAVWAYRKDNPPPAALLQAMREARRRGIGHLAEVSQRHAEKLGLPERVVQHYLWNFRYHLEAPDRLGLREFADLAVPGHAELTFGAREEA
- a CDS encoding ABC transporter permease, whose product is MINFIVRRLIQIPLVMVVLSLLLVGITQLLTPEQRAAPYIRGDNQAARIEQIIDQRGLRDPFPVQYGRWAASAVQGDLGFSRASGKDVIDTIKERLPNTIELTLLTAIPILLLSVWLGSLSALNKDKFIDQVLRVLTILGYSLPTFVLGIVLLAIFYAYLGWLPGAGQLEVVNQFAVSDMKRYTGMLTVDALLNGRWSVAWDVVRHMILPATTLAIVSSADIIKVMRNSMLDVLSSDYIRTARAKGLTPGVVNRKHARRNALLPVITLGGLLIINLLSGSLITETIFAYPGIGQWVVQSALQIDLAGVLGFALLSALIVVVMNTLVDILYGIVDPRVRFD
- a CDS encoding ABC transporter permease, which gives rise to MAAPTTTPVAPAAAPARGFWTSPALRKLRRNPLAVTGFVIVLLFGLMALLAPLIAKPTGNCLRDLGMETQGQIYQPGFALKAIFASPPECYKMERVSFAQEPAPASSVTGTFAPFGTVNGYNIFYGLIWGTRTALKMSFIIVGITLSIGILIGAISGFYGGWVDGLIQGIINVIYALPPLVLTVTILTILRAKNPGGDPTGPIIFAMCITGWATYARVIRGDILKTRQLEYVDAARALGARDMRMILRHVVPNSLTTVFTLAVLALATVPLSVAALSFLGLGFESGYSEWGQLIDFARAWLKPDYWYVLAFPAIFIVLFSLAFNLFGDGLRDALDPKTR
- the mqnE gene encoding aminofutalosine synthase MqnE, with the protein product MKWLRDPGLAPIVEKVEAGQRLTFDEGMQLFHTRDLNTLMRLADLQKRQLHGDKVFFVHSMRLEFTNICYVGCTFCAFAARKGEERAWDYDPDEVVAQVGRRYLPGITELHMSSGHHPNHKWEYYPAMVQKLREAYPDLQVKAFTAAEIEHLSKISKKPTREVLAELQAAGLSAMPGGGAEIFADRVRKQVAKNKVKAEKWLQIHREAHELGMRTNATMLYGHIETLEERLDHMHRLRELQDQTGGFHAFIPLAFQPLGNTLAQNLGKTEYTTGLDDLRNLAVARIYLDNFPHIKGYWVMIGSELTQVSLDWGVSDIDGTIQEEHIAHAAGATSPMALSQAGMVKMIQSAGRVPVLRDAYYNELEVFGRAGEEAAD
- a CDS encoding ABC transporter substrate-binding protein, which gives rise to MKKVALLSTLLIAGTALAASPKDTLVLQYSADVPTLDPGVSYDTASGEMIENMYETLLTYKGSSLKTLEPLLATKWTASNGGKTYTFDLRKNVKFHSGATMTCTDAEYTFERNLVTNSGESGNWFIAEPLLGTQNNANDDKSVTWDKIDKAVECNSKGQLVFNLAKVDPAFLAKLAYSGQSIVERKYNASIGEWDGTEKTWKTWVGKDLTGSNLSKKPNGTGPYRLVKQDANNLLFQAFDGYWGKAPSIKNVIRQKVSEIAPRQQAFLRGDADVIEGGGRNVDEAQIKGKPGVAWLDNLPNTSAFVIFMNQNIKATNLLGSGKLDGNGIPANFFRDANLRRAFSYSFNYQQYIDDVQKGKGKQRTMALPDSFPGYDPKVNTYTFDKAKATQYFKQAWGGNVWKQGFTLTVNYRAGSTTSQTAMEILKRNVESVNPKFKVKIQPEQWSEMLAASKRGEEAMVLIGWSPDYADPDNFLYTFYASDGFYSPRSNFKDASIDKWLNQARATVNTAERNRLYSLVGKRAYEQAPYILVPGGVSYTFFRSNLVGVTANSYNPMTAGTLGVLWKDLSKK
- a CDS encoding GNAT family N-acetyltransferase, whose protein sequence is MSVPTPLTVRCVTDPQDPALAAFGRIQEEVYYAPDMLIPPAAFSRLLAGGQDERQDRILVAEQGSEVVGGTIYSLLPAAGFNSFMGVSRAAQGQGAGRALHAASLADVRAAGLPGMFADSVHPSRQSAAEREAEARSGSDPFTRRQQLHALGLRTVDVPYWQPVGGENGGPLKDLDLLYCPLDGGETVPLALVTRTMEAYWRGWLGPQRAAAEAQALAERAGNAERVRLLPGTETPGYWAR
- a CDS encoding AIM24 family protein, which translates into the protein MDYTWAASTEREVRSGNDRIEVLEYSAEPLEKPLAGFHQTFQRPPRWRQLAVHSSGQGVATLETGALQYLRGGMEVQAVNATGGSGLGGLLRGAVTAASSGEGLFKTALRGAGTAYTEPTRLHLLLGELRGESLIVDDGAFVACVGQIQVGRHVNRGLAQMLGSGEGRVQPKLSGQGVFALQSPVPPGEFQVLELRDETLKVDGNLVVAYTDGLQFSVERSSRGLLGSAKTGEGFVQAFRGTGRVWLAPTLPLHA
- the lysS gene encoding lysine--tRNA ligase; translation: MPDAPRPPRPEGLHEQTIARLNNLDAQVDAGFEAYPYSYPQTHHARDVFAAHPAREEGTGEGGTLEPGQKWEEESYSLAGRVTLMRHMGKAAFADLSDEDGKIQLFFSKQDTAGFDATKKIDLGDIIGVKGHPFVTKTGQLTLHVTEWQPLVKSLHPLPSKFHGLQDEELRARRRYVDLMVTEGAREKFQARSRMIRYIRNELDERGFMEVEGPTLQVTAGGAEARPFMTHHNALSYDFKLRISLELYLKRLLVGGFERVYEIGRVYRNEGIDRTHNPEFTMLELYWAYADYSDIAKLVEDLLSGLAKEVHGSYQFEYQGKTLDFTPPFARVDYLGGLREHVPGLDFDPLDLDRLRAFCDERFPQWKGVPSYKLLDKLFGEFVEPLLSNPTFVMDHPAVISPLAKKHRSRPEAVTERFEVFCSGFELANAFSELNDAFDQRERFEAQTARQAAGDDEAHPQDEDFLLALEYGMPPAGGLGIGIDRLAMLLTDSDSIRDVLLFPLLRPEGGEAEEADDTAQENTAG